One genomic segment of Raphanus sativus cultivar WK10039 unplaced genomic scaffold, ASM80110v3 Scaffold0505, whole genome shotgun sequence includes these proteins:
- the LOC130502321 gene encoding ABC transporter C family member 8-like isoform X3: protein MHTVWESSYGGSTQDGALHSSFCCPHLYSLEWLAQEPFQDKRLRSTSEILNSMKVIKLQSWEEEFKRRIESFRADEFRWLAKAQMTKAFGTFLYWLSPTIISAVIFVACGLLKSAPLNASTIFTVLATLRVMSEPVRLIPEAISSIIQVNVSFDRINNFLLGDELKIDEIARSGLEESGNVVVDIQAGNFSWDPEMIRIPTLTNINLDIKYGQTVAVCGPVGAGKSSLLHALLGEIPKVSGTVKVCGSIAYVSQTSWIQSGTIRDNILYGKPMEARRYNAAIEACALDKDLSDFRHGDLTEIGQRGLNLSGGQKQRIQLACAVYADADVYLLDDPFSAVDAHTAGVLFHKCVEDSLREKTVVLVTHQVEFLSEVDQILVMEEGRITQSGKYEDLLKMGTAFQQLVNAHNESMGDLRQVGINREMGNNDVVVDKVKEETTAMDIRGIQLTQEEEKESGYVGLKPFLDYFRVSQGWFLLSATVLGQVGFVVFQAASTYWLAFAIGIPKLSTTMVIGVYSIISTLSAGFVYSRAVTTAYLGLKASKAFFSGFTNAVFKAPMLFFDSTPVGRILTRASSDMNILDFDIPSAFILVVVPAIELTAALIIMTYVTWQVIIIALLALAATKVVQDYYLASARELIRINGTTKAPVMNYAAETSLGVVTIRAFGTVDRFFRSYLNLVDADAALFFLSNAAMEWVIMRIEILQNMTLFTCALLLILIPKGYIAPGLVGLSLSYALTLTQTQVFLTRWYCTLSNSIISVERIQQYMSIPEEPPAVVDGRRPPSSWPPNGTIHLQDLKIRYRPNAPSVLKGISCTFREGTRVGVVGRTGSGKSTLISALFRLVEPASGCILIDGIDISKIGLKDLRMKLSIIPQEPTLFRGCIRTNLDPLGVYSDDEIWKALEKCQLKTTISNLPNKLDSSVSEEGENWSVGQRQLFCLGRVLLKRNKILVLDEATASIDSATDAIIQKTIREEFAECTVITVAHRVPTVIDSDMVMVLSFGDLVEYSEPWKLMETDSYFSKLVAEYWASCRGHSSQNLQVHI from the exons ATGCATACCGTATGGGAGAGTTCTTATGGTGGTTCCACTCAGGATGGAGCCTTACACTCCAGCTTTTGCTGTCCACACTTGTACTCTTTGGAGTGGTTGGCGCAGGAGCCTTTCCAG GATAAACGTCTGAGGTCAACCTCAGAGATTCTGAACAGTATGAAAGTCATTAAGCTGCAGTCATGGGAAGAGGAGTTCAAGAGACGGATAGAGTCTTTCCGTGCTGACGAGTTCAGATGGTTGGCTAAGGCACAAATGACAAAGGCCTTTGGTACTTTCCTGTATTGGCTGTCTCCAACAATAATTTCTGCTGTTATATTTGTGGCGTGTGGTTTACTGAAAAGTGCTCCACTGAACGCAAGCACCATCTTCACTGTTTTAGCTACACTGAGAGTTATGTCAGAGCCTGTTAGGCTTATACCTGAAGCCATCTCTTCTATCATCCAAGTCAATGTCTCTTTCGACAGGATAAACAACTTCTTGCTTGGTGATGAGCTGAAGATTGATGAGATTGCGAGAAGTGGTCTGGAGGAATCTGGAAATGTAGTAGTTGACATACAAGCTGGTAACTTCAGCTGGGATCCAGAGATGATAAGGATCCCAACTCTAACGAACATAAACTTGGACATAAAGTATGGGCAAACAGTTGCGGTTTGTGGACCAGTTGGTGCTGGAAAATCATCGTTGTTGCATGCATTGCTCGGAGAGATACCTAAAGTTTCTGGAACT GTTAAGGTCTGTGGGTCCATAGCTTATGTTTCTCAGACCTCTTGGATTCAAAGTGGCACCATAAGGGACAACATCCTCTATGGAAAGCCAATGGAAGCCAGACGATACAATGCTGCTATTGAAGCATGTGCGTTGGATAAGGACTTGAGTGACTTTAGACATGGTGATCTCACAGAGATAGGACAAAGAGGGCTTAACTTGAGTGGAGGGCAAAAGCAAAGGATTCAGCTGGCATGTGCCGTCTATGCAGATGCTGATGTTTACCTGCTTGATGATCCTTTTAGTGCTGTGGATGCTCATACTGCTGGAGTTCTTTTTCAT AAATGTGTTGAGGACTCGCTGAGGGAGAAAACTGTTGTTCTTGTCACTCACCAAGTTGAATTCCTCTCAGAAGTTGATCAAATTCTG GTTATGGAAGAGGGAAGAATCACTCAATCAGGTAAGTATGAGGATCTCTTAAAGATGGGGACTGCATTCCAGCAGCTGGTGAATGCTCATAATGAAAGCATGGGAGATCTTAGGCAAGTAGGTATAAACAGAGAGATGGGAAACAACGATGTTGTTGTCGATAAAGTAAAAGAAGAAACCACAGCAATGGATATAAGAGGGATCCAACTTacccaagaagaagaaaaagagtcaGGTTATGTTGGGTTGAAACCTTTCTTGGACTACTTCCGTGTCTCCCAAGGATGGTTTCTTCTATCAGCAACCGTATTGGGACAGGTTGGTTTTGTAGTTTTCCAGGCTGCATCAACGTACTGGCTTGCGTTTGCTATTGGGATCCCTAAACTCTCAACCACAATGGTTATTGGCGTCTACAGCATTATCTCCACACTTAGTGCTGGTTTTGTATACTCTAGAGCTGTTACCACTGCCTACCTTGGGCTAAAAGCTTCCAAAGCTTTCTTCTCTGGTTTCACAAATGCAGTCTTCAAAGCCCCCATGCTTTTCTTTGATTCTACTCCAGTTGGACGCATTCTCACCCGA GCTTCATCTGATATGAACATCTTAGACTTTGACATTCCATCTGCGTTCATACTTGTTGTGGTACCTGCTATTGAGCTCACTGCTGCTCTTATCATCATGACATATGTTACATGGCAAGTGATTATCATAGCTCTTCTTGCTTTGGCTGCCACCAAAGTTGTTCAG GACTACTATCTAGCTTCTGCAAGGGAGCTGATTAGGATCAACGGAACAACAAAAGCACCAGTGATGAATTATGCTGCAGAAACCTCACTTGGAGTGGTGACAATAAGAGCTTTTGGAACGGTAGATAGATTCTTTAGAAGCTACCTAAACCTAGTGGATGCAGATGCGGCGCTATTCTTTCTGTCTAATGCAGCCATGGAATGGGTCATTATGAGGATAGAGATTCTGCAGAATATGACTTTATTCACCTGTGCACTATTGCTTATCCTTATTCCCAAGGGCTACATAGCTCCAG GTCTAGTTGGGCTCTCACTCTCATATGCATTAACATTGACACAAACACAGGTGTTTCTAACCAGATGGTATTGTACCTTATCGAACTCCATCATTTCGGTAGAGAGGATACAACAGTATATGAGCATACCAGAAGAACCTCCTGCGGTTGTGGATGGTAGAAGACCACCGTCCTCATGGCCTCCTAATGGTACAATTCACTTGCAGGATCTTAAGATAAGATACCGTCCCAATGCTCCATCGGTTCTCAAAGGAATCTCTTGCACGTTCAGAGAAGGGACAAGAGTGGGAGTTGTGGGGAGAACAGGAAGTGGGAAAAGCACTTTGATCAGTGCTTTATTTCGTTTGGTAGAACCAGCAAGTGGTTGCATACTGATTGATGGCATTGACATAAGTAAGATTGGTCTGAAAGACCTGAGGATGAAACTCAGCATCATTCCTCAAGAACCAACTCTTTTCCGTGGCTGCATAAGGACTAACCTTGATCCTTTAGGTGTTTACTCCGACGATGAAAtctggaag GCTCTCGAGAAGTGTCAGCTCAAGACAACGATCAGCAATCTTCCTAATAAACTTGATTCTTCAG TGAGTGAGGAAGGAGAGAACTGGAGCGTGGGACAGAGACAGTTGTTCTGTCTGGGGAGAGTACTGTTgaagagaaacaaaatattggtGCTTGATGAAGCAACAGCTTCCATTGATTCAGCTACTGATGCAATCATTCAGAAAACAATAAGAGAGGAGTTTGCCGAGTGCACGGTGATAACAGTTGCTCATAGAGTACCAACGGTTATAGATAGTGACATGGTCATGGTTCTCTCATTTG gtGATCTTGTGGAGTACAGTGAGCCTTGGAAGCTGATGGAGACTGATTCTTACTTCTCCAAGCTCGTTGCTGAGTATTGGGCAAGTTGTAGAGGACATTCTTCTCAGAATCTTCAAGTCCACATCTAA